In Haloterrigena turkmenica DSM 5511, a single genomic region encodes these proteins:
- a CDS encoding alkaline phosphatase family protein, producing the protein MTVVVLALDALDAGLINHFDLDAFRLESGGEIETFANTQDVPYTPEVWATVATGLEPAEHGITGGGTSEWQNPALDLASTVTGHLDESTRGTLGKLVRSRTGTRERIGETDRESMFDADDAVVHNWPGVHDGKPLQRAWDLMNAVAEGMPRSEFERELFGLCAQQFGWAREMLAHPVSIAGVHVHTLDAAGHAYADDEAALGRAYERVGEYVQEIVAALGEDDELLVVSDHGMRTEFYPPDAGEKPASHSWRAYASSTADTYPKSVYDVRRWVEERAAASGASASDDDEGIDMPTERLRELGYLD; encoded by the coding sequence ATGACGGTCGTCGTACTGGCGCTCGACGCGCTCGATGCCGGACTGATCAACCACTTCGATCTCGACGCGTTTCGTCTCGAGTCGGGCGGCGAGATCGAGACGTTCGCGAACACCCAGGACGTCCCGTACACGCCGGAGGTCTGGGCGACCGTCGCGACCGGGCTCGAGCCCGCCGAACACGGGATCACCGGTGGCGGCACGAGCGAGTGGCAAAACCCCGCACTCGATCTCGCCTCGACGGTCACCGGCCACCTCGACGAGTCGACGCGGGGGACGCTCGGCAAACTCGTGCGGTCCCGAACCGGCACGCGCGAGCGCATCGGCGAGACGGACCGCGAGTCGATGTTCGACGCCGACGACGCGGTCGTCCACAACTGGCCGGGCGTCCACGACGGCAAGCCCCTCCAGCGGGCCTGGGACCTGATGAACGCCGTCGCGGAGGGAATGCCACGCAGCGAATTCGAACGCGAGCTGTTCGGGCTCTGTGCCCAACAGTTCGGCTGGGCCCGCGAGATGCTCGCACATCCGGTCTCGATCGCCGGCGTCCACGTTCACACGCTGGACGCGGCGGGCCACGCCTACGCCGACGACGAGGCCGCACTGGGCCGCGCCTACGAACGCGTCGGCGAGTACGTCCAAGAGATCGTCGCCGCCCTCGGCGAGGACGACGAACTCCTCGTCGTCAGCGACCACGGCATGCGAACCGAGTTCTACCCGCCCGACGCCGGCGAGAAGCCGGCGAGCCACTCCTGGCGCGCGTACGCGAGTTCCACGGCGGACACGTATCCGAAATCGGTCTACGACGTGCGCCGATGGGTCGAGGAGCGCGCGGCGGCGTCCGGCGCGAGCGCGTCCGATGACGACGAGGGAATCGACATGCCGACCGAGCGCCTGCGCGAACTCGGCTATCTCGACTGA
- a CDS encoding polysaccharide pyruvyl transferase family protein codes for MRILLLRTWTTNIGNGFIDYGAKAMLERAFPDAEIVETGGYPNHAADTAALWRGTRKFERMAGHGADYESPTHRIRQNTVNISELIDADLAVLPGCVLSRPTFRKYFDTLTRLRERDIPIVIVGGGGEEYDEVEREDVEAVFDALDIEVLLTRDRTAYEEYGDLVEYLYDGIDCSLFLGDAHQPPEANREFDVHTFDKGEEPDIDGASSTIIRPDHAPFDEPYHFPVGERARELLGLETPLFEAENVFVSDMVTDYLFLYANADVVRSDRIHACLPALTYGNRAQFYFDTPRANLFDRVPIDGDVTSEPVRFDMDELEREKDEQVEALEEGVTTVL; via the coding sequence ATGAGAATCCTGCTTTTGCGGACGTGGACGACGAACATCGGGAACGGATTCATCGACTACGGGGCGAAGGCGATGCTCGAGCGGGCGTTTCCCGACGCCGAGATCGTCGAGACGGGCGGCTATCCAAACCACGCGGCGGACACCGCGGCGCTGTGGCGCGGGACCCGAAAGTTCGAACGGATGGCGGGCCACGGGGCGGACTACGAGTCGCCGACCCACCGAATTCGGCAGAACACGGTAAACATCAGCGAACTGATCGACGCCGATCTGGCGGTCCTGCCGGGCTGTGTGCTCTCCCGGCCGACGTTCCGGAAGTACTTCGACACGCTCACTCGACTCAGGGAGCGAGATATTCCGATCGTTATCGTCGGCGGGGGCGGCGAGGAGTACGACGAGGTCGAGCGCGAGGACGTCGAGGCCGTCTTCGACGCACTCGACATCGAGGTCTTGCTTACGCGGGATCGAACCGCCTACGAGGAGTACGGCGACCTCGTCGAGTACCTGTACGACGGCATCGACTGCTCGCTGTTCCTGGGCGACGCTCACCAGCCGCCGGAGGCGAATCGGGAGTTCGACGTCCACACGTTCGACAAGGGCGAGGAGCCCGATATCGACGGCGCGTCGTCGACGATCATCAGGCCCGATCACGCGCCCTTCGACGAACCGTACCACTTCCCGGTCGGCGAGCGGGCGCGGGAACTGCTCGGCCTCGAGACGCCGCTGTTCGAGGCGGAGAACGTCTTCGTCTCCGACATGGTGACCGACTACCTCTTCCTCTACGCCAACGCGGACGTGGTGCGATCGGACCGGATCCACGCCTGTCTGCCCGCCCTGACCTACGGCAACCGGGCGCAGTTCTACTTCGACACGCCGCGGGCGAACCTCTTCGATCGAGTCCCGATCGACGGCGACGTCACGAGCGAGCCGGTCCGGTTCGACATGGACGAACTCGAGCGGGAGAAGGACGAACAGGTCGAGGCCCTCGAGGAAGGGGTCACGACGGTCCTGTGA
- a CDS encoding sulfatase-like hydrolase/transferase produces MTENRRPNIVVLCLDTVRKDVYDRFATRLRERAAVRFEGMRALGGWSVPSHAGMLTGTVPSETGVHAHQRRFDPIDPEDTWIAPLEGQGYESVCVTSNIYASPVFGFDRFFDRTVPISPSRRLPEGMDVQEHISDRSAEGVEAYADFVREALEHDHPLRSLANGVLLKLDDVSRKLPIEKPTDFGGRAIARTLEREVAEPDGPVVAFANVMDAHGPHTAFRGLDDSIHGVSADFHSSSFRDSDVNVVDGLGAYESDIERVRRLYAATVDYLDRVVTDLLDALAREDDRESILIVTADHGENLGYESDGYLMNHMSSLSEGLLHVPFDIVATDDSALELAVDDTTRPVDVDGLASHADLGDAVRSLAGEEPFDPFALERERARAEIVGSGSGIPEGGDESYWDRGQRVVYEDDRKYYRDQLGDEAVYDVSGPPSKQVELPDETVPDGLFESAFGDWITDEERDGRDHAEEVDAASRARLEDLGYL; encoded by the coding sequence ATGACCGAAAATCGTCGACCGAATATCGTCGTCCTCTGTCTCGACACCGTCAGGAAGGACGTCTACGACCGATTCGCGACCCGCCTCCGGGAGCGGGCGGCCGTCCGTTTCGAGGGGATGCGGGCGCTCGGCGGCTGGAGCGTTCCGAGCCACGCCGGGATGCTGACGGGCACCGTCCCGTCGGAAACGGGTGTCCACGCCCACCAGCGGCGGTTCGACCCGATCGACCCCGAGGACACCTGGATCGCGCCCCTCGAGGGGCAGGGGTACGAGTCGGTCTGCGTCACGTCGAACATCTACGCCAGCCCCGTCTTCGGGTTCGACCGCTTCTTCGATCGGACGGTTCCCATCTCGCCGAGCCGCAGACTCCCGGAGGGGATGGACGTTCAAGAACACATCTCCGATCGGTCGGCCGAGGGCGTGGAAGCGTACGCCGATTTCGTGCGCGAGGCCCTCGAGCACGACCACCCGCTGCGCTCGCTGGCCAACGGCGTCCTGCTCAAACTGGACGACGTGAGCCGGAAGCTGCCGATCGAGAAGCCGACCGACTTCGGGGGGCGAGCGATCGCCCGCACCCTCGAGCGCGAGGTCGCCGAGCCCGACGGGCCGGTCGTCGCCTTCGCTAACGTTATGGACGCCCACGGCCCCCACACCGCCTTCCGCGGGCTCGATGACTCGATCCACGGCGTCTCCGCGGACTTCCACTCGAGTTCGTTTCGCGACTCGGACGTCAACGTCGTGGACGGACTCGGTGCGTACGAATCGGACATCGAGCGCGTCCGCCGGCTCTACGCCGCGACGGTCGACTACCTCGACCGGGTCGTTACCGACCTCCTGGACGCGTTAGCCCGCGAGGACGACCGCGAGTCGATTCTGATCGTGACGGCCGACCACGGCGAGAACCTCGGCTACGAGTCCGACGGTTACCTCATGAACCACATGAGCAGCCTCTCGGAAGGGCTGTTACACGTCCCGTTCGACATCGTGGCCACCGACGACAGCGCCCTCGAGCTCGCGGTCGACGATACTACCCGTCCCGTCGACGTCGACGGGCTCGCCTCCCACGCCGACCTCGGCGACGCGGTCCGGTCGCTCGCGGGCGAGGAGCCGTTCGATCCGTTCGCCCTCGAGCGTGAGCGTGCTCGCGCCGAGATCGTCGGCTCCGGCTCCGGCATCCCGGAGGGCGGGGACGAATCGTACTGGGACCGCGGCCAGCGGGTCGTCTACGAGGACGACCGGAAGTACTACCGCGATCAGCTCGGCGACGAGGCCGTCTACGACGTCTCCGGACCGCCGTCGAAACAGGTCGAACTGCCCGACGAGACGGTGCCGGACGGGCTCTTCGAGTCCGCCTTCGGCGACTGGATCACCGACGAAGAGCGCGACGGCCGGGACCACGCCGAGGAGGTCGACGCGGCGAGTCGCGCCCGGCTGGAGGATCTGGGATACCTATGA
- a CDS encoding ACT domain-containing protein: protein MDPTDFLQNGTVSVSDDTYAVCRTDHNHPGAFATIQDETETTVVVEQDDVNTVDASEIESGWKRLTFEMDLPFELVGFLAAVASALAEVDVSVFVISTYSTDHVFVKEDELDAAVLRLEDLGCNVTD from the coding sequence ATGGACCCGACCGATTTTCTCCAGAACGGGACAGTCAGCGTATCGGACGACACATATGCAGTCTGCCGGACCGATCACAATCATCCCGGTGCATTTGCGACCATCCAAGACGAGACGGAGACCACGGTGGTCGTCGAGCAGGATGATGTCAATACGGTCGATGCCAGTGAGATTGAGTCCGGGTGGAAGCGACTGACATTCGAGATGGATCTCCCGTTTGAACTCGTTGGCTTTCTGGCGGCGGTTGCATCAGCCCTTGCCGAAGTAGATGTTTCGGTGTTCGTCATCTCTACGTACTCAACCGATCACGTGTTTGTCAAGGAAGACGAGCTTGATGCTGCTGTCCTGCGGCTCGAAGATTTGGGATGTAACGTCACCGACTGA
- a CDS encoding lipopolysaccharide biosynthesis protein, giving the protein MSDATSVSLGGETLKATAAKFTMAAIGFLGTIVFARVLGPTGFGGYYLLFSLVKIADRAVNGWGTAVKKRFSEADTAPGELVGSQALFTVVWMAIVCAAALLASKQLVDYTGLPEAPVLFIVLLFAVTLFEPLDLMVQARGRVGASMWTDTLRSVLTFPLQLGLITLGLGAAGMAYGLAAATFLTVPILWYFVRARPVAPERETVENLWSYARFSIPNSLLSQAYDRFDIILLGYLLAPAAAGHYEVALKLTVPATFVTMAASSGLMARVSHRHSKGEEPGADVSNTLAFTSIVAIPMFFGAVAMPEQLVVTFFGPEYAEAAVLLVGLALYQIAKTQAGVLTSVIDGIDRPDVNTRVSALTLGINIVLGVALTLVYGAIGVVIATVVAETLRYVCSAVIIKRQLPSVVLFPRTLGEQFAAGLAMFAVIVPVERAVAVDHWYQLLAIVVLGAAVYAVTLAAISRKLRITIRGVVRSSRFEI; this is encoded by the coding sequence ATGAGTGACGCGACCTCCGTCAGCCTCGGCGGCGAGACGCTCAAGGCGACGGCCGCGAAGTTCACGATGGCCGCGATCGGCTTTCTCGGGACGATCGTCTTCGCGCGCGTGCTCGGCCCGACCGGGTTCGGCGGCTACTACCTCCTCTTCTCGCTGGTGAAGATCGCCGACCGGGCGGTCAACGGATGGGGAACCGCGGTCAAGAAGCGGTTCTCGGAAGCGGACACGGCGCCGGGAGAACTGGTCGGCAGTCAGGCGCTGTTCACGGTCGTCTGGATGGCGATCGTCTGCGCGGCGGCGCTCCTCGCGTCGAAGCAGCTGGTCGACTACACGGGGCTTCCCGAGGCGCCGGTGTTGTTCATCGTCCTGCTGTTCGCCGTGACGCTCTTCGAGCCGTTGGACCTGATGGTACAGGCGCGGGGCCGCGTCGGCGCCTCGATGTGGACCGACACGCTCCGGTCGGTGCTCACCTTCCCGCTTCAGTTGGGGCTGATCACGCTCGGACTCGGTGCCGCCGGCATGGCCTACGGACTGGCCGCGGCGACGTTCCTGACGGTGCCGATCCTCTGGTACTTCGTTCGGGCGAGGCCGGTCGCTCCGGAGCGGGAGACGGTCGAAAACCTCTGGTCGTACGCCAGGTTCAGCATTCCGAACTCGCTGCTCAGTCAGGCCTACGATCGGTTCGACATCATCCTGCTGGGCTACCTGCTGGCGCCCGCCGCCGCCGGCCACTACGAGGTCGCGCTCAAGCTTACGGTGCCGGCGACGTTCGTGACGATGGCCGCCTCGAGCGGCCTGATGGCTCGCGTGAGCCACAGACACAGCAAGGGCGAGGAGCCGGGCGCGGACGTCTCGAACACGCTGGCGTTTACGAGCATCGTCGCGATCCCGATGTTCTTCGGCGCCGTCGCGATGCCGGAACAGCTCGTCGTGACCTTTTTCGGCCCCGAGTACGCCGAGGCCGCCGTGCTCCTCGTCGGACTCGCGCTCTACCAGATCGCGAAGACCCAGGCCGGCGTGCTCACGAGCGTGATCGACGGGATCGATCGGCCGGACGTCAACACGCGGGTCTCGGCGCTGACACTGGGGATCAACATCGTCCTCGGCGTCGCACTGACGCTCGTCTACGGCGCGATCGGCGTCGTGATCGCGACGGTCGTCGCCGAGACGCTCCGGTACGTCTGCTCGGCGGTCATCATCAAACGGCAGCTCCCGTCGGTCGTCCTCTTCCCGCGGACGCTCGGCGAGCAGTTCGCGGCCGGCCTCGCGATGTTCGCCGTGATCGTCCCGGTCGAACGCGCCGTCGCCGTCGATCACTGGTACCAGCTCCTCGCGATCGTCGTGCTGGGCGCGGCGGTCTACGCCGTCACGCTGGCGGCGATCAGTCGAAAGCTCCGCATCACGATCAGGGGCGTCGTCCGCAGTTCGCGCTTCGAGATCTAG
- a CDS encoding sulfatase-like hydrolase/transferase — MTDTTLLVTVDSLRTDHVQYMPETLAFLDDTHDAAFATSTATPGSFPAIIGGEYPAGNGLEEAASVAHEFDAPSVGITTNHLLSQEYGYAAGFDSFTSPKGGGESLKDKGAILLERGSLPYKVASWGYNRYQQLRSYVEETEKSFRPADAVVDQFLREVDDREEWFGWLHFMEPHHPYDPDGANIDRATAQRVTRRVLSDRGSEEDEALVRDLYRQEIAELDAALEALWNAIPDETRVVFCGDHGELLGEDGLWGHPGEMRPELLNVPFGTRNAPDVGEVVSLIDVPTILTGAEHRQGTLDRDTAFAAYGDRKAAMTADRIATEDGVYRLEDGEPVDDPDLERELDRFDPAYVVKEEALQEDLEDLGYA; from the coding sequence ATGACGGACACTACCCTGCTAGTTACGGTCGATTCGCTCAGAACCGATCACGTCCAGTACATGCCGGAGACCCTGGCGTTTCTGGACGACACCCACGACGCCGCGTTCGCCACGAGCACCGCAACGCCCGGCAGCTTCCCGGCGATCATCGGCGGGGAGTATCCGGCCGGCAACGGCCTCGAGGAAGCGGCCAGCGTCGCCCACGAGTTCGACGCTCCCAGCGTCGGGATCACGACGAACCACCTGCTCTCTCAGGAGTACGGCTACGCGGCCGGGTTCGACTCGTTCACGTCGCCGAAGGGCGGCGGCGAGTCGCTGAAGGACAAGGGTGCGATCTTGCTCGAGCGCGGCTCGCTTCCCTACAAGGTCGCCAGCTGGGGCTACAACCGCTACCAGCAGCTTCGGAGCTACGTCGAGGAGACCGAGAAGTCGTTCAGACCCGCGGACGCTGTCGTAGACCAATTTCTGCGCGAGGTCGACGACCGCGAGGAGTGGTTCGGCTGGCTGCACTTCATGGAGCCCCACCACCCGTACGACCCCGACGGTGCGAACATCGACCGCGCGACGGCCCAGCGGGTCACCCGCCGCGTCCTCTCGGATCGGGGCTCCGAGGAGGACGAAGCCCTCGTACGGGACCTCTACCGACAGGAGATCGCCGAACTCGACGCGGCCCTCGAGGCCCTCTGGAACGCGATCCCCGACGAGACGCGGGTCGTCTTCTGTGGCGACCACGGCGAGTTACTCGGCGAGGACGGACTGTGGGGCCACCCCGGCGAGATGCGCCCCGAACTGCTGAACGTCCCGTTCGGGACGCGAAACGCCCCCGACGTCGGCGAGGTCGTCTCCCTGATCGACGTGCCGACGATCCTGACCGGCGCCGAACACCGTCAGGGGACGCTCGATCGCGACACCGCGTTCGCGGCCTACGGAGACCGAAAGGCAGCGATGACCGCCGACCGCATCGCGACCGAAGACGGCGTGTATCGGCTCGAGGACGGCGAACCGGTCGACGACCCCGATCTCGAGCGCGAACTCGATCGGTTCGATCCCGCCTACGTCGTCAAGGAAGAGGCGCTGCAGGAAGACCTGGAGGATCTGGGCTACGCATGA
- a CDS encoding glycosyltransferase family 4 protein — MTASATARDRGDSRERTDADSARSRGSKPGDRCLLYQNSDAHPAHRVFADAVGADRRHFETGARPSESDGNTERIVDRVRTAATLPAYDTVIAEGSAPLQTGLVYKLRHPETTLVYLAADETFYTLSERPTRYLWRGLEPLSRRLLDGVIAVGRDVYDWARPYLGDHPVAYVRPPISDAKYERLASLSPNSPQDPFTILSAGEAKPANGYDRLARAVGRFARAVDADVRLVVLGEGHEAEGYADRSHVLAPGFVDLDTFADWFGRASVYVQSSRGDAFPVAALEGILSGTPTLVTEATGVRELLPARQVVPPTEEGLLEGLQDVFERSPAEREATASEQRDLVADLTESNQGERFSAALEEFA, encoded by the coding sequence GTGACGGCGAGCGCGACCGCTCGCGATCGGGGTGACTCGAGGGAACGGACGGACGCCGACTCCGCACGGTCTCGGGGATCGAAACCCGGCGATCGCTGTCTCCTCTACCAGAACAGCGACGCCCACCCCGCACACCGAGTGTTCGCCGACGCCGTCGGCGCCGATCGACGCCACTTCGAGACCGGCGCTCGTCCGTCCGAATCGGACGGCAACACCGAGCGGATCGTCGACCGGGTTCGGACCGCCGCGACGCTCCCCGCGTACGACACCGTCATCGCGGAGGGAAGTGCGCCGCTCCAGACCGGGCTCGTGTACAAACTGCGCCACCCGGAAACGACGCTCGTCTACCTCGCCGCGGACGAGACCTTTTACACCCTCTCCGAGCGGCCGACACGCTACCTCTGGCGGGGCCTCGAGCCGCTCTCGAGGCGGCTGCTGGACGGCGTGATCGCGGTCGGCAGGGACGTCTACGACTGGGCGCGACCGTACCTCGGCGATCACCCGGTCGCTTACGTCCGGCCGCCGATCAGCGACGCGAAGTACGAACGGCTCGCGTCGCTCTCGCCGAATTCGCCACAGGACCCGTTCACGATCCTCTCGGCCGGCGAAGCCAAACCGGCCAACGGCTACGATCGACTGGCTCGAGCGGTCGGACGATTCGCCCGCGCCGTCGACGCCGACGTGCGACTGGTCGTCCTCGGCGAGGGACACGAGGCGGAAGGGTACGCGGACAGATCCCACGTCCTCGCGCCCGGCTTCGTCGACCTCGATACCTTCGCCGACTGGTTCGGCCGCGCGAGCGTCTACGTCCAGTCTTCCCGGGGCGACGCGTTCCCCGTCGCCGCACTCGAGGGGATCCTCTCGGGCACGCCGACGCTGGTCACCGAGGCGACCGGCGTCCGGGAGCTCCTGCCCGCCCGACAGGTCGTTCCACCGACCGAAGAGGGACTGCTCGAGGGGCTGCAGGACGTCTTCGAGCGGTCGCCGGCCGAACGGGAGGCGACCGCGAGCGAGCAGCGCGACCTCGTCGCCGATCTGACCGAATCGAATCAGGGCGAACGCTTCAGCGCCGCACTCGAGGAGTTCGCATGA
- a CDS encoding glutamate-cysteine ligase family protein: protein MSVDHAEPRRRSIEVEYWVIDDEGRLTEPGELVAASPGAEREFVEPVLEIKTTPCETAAELREELFDRIGAVLERADDLGKRLVPLATPVGDERISELSSDRTRIQNTVVGEDFAYVRHCAGTHVHVEQQPGREIDQLNALVALDPALALVNSSPYYRGRPMAAGARSKCYRWLAYDDIPHQGWLWRYVSDREEWTRRLERRHEEFVTVATDAGVSRQTLESNFDPESAVWTPVQLRSSFSTVEWRSPDTALPSQVVRLANRLADIVGDLEDTDVRIDSQKGRVTDETIVLPEFDAVLEYVDAAIREGLESDAVRSYLDRMGFDVDAYEPITHEIAGRGRIDPDEARRLRLEYAERLERDVRRAKPLHSD, encoded by the coding sequence GTGTCCGTAGACCACGCTGAACCGCGACGCCGGAGCATCGAGGTCGAGTACTGGGTGATCGACGACGAGGGGCGGCTGACCGAGCCGGGGGAACTCGTCGCGGCGTCGCCGGGCGCCGAACGGGAGTTCGTCGAACCGGTGCTCGAGATCAAGACCACTCCCTGCGAGACGGCGGCCGAACTGCGCGAGGAGCTGTTCGACCGGATCGGCGCCGTCCTCGAGCGGGCCGACGACCTCGGAAAGCGACTCGTGCCGCTGGCGACGCCGGTGGGCGACGAACGGATCAGCGAACTTTCCAGCGACCGGACGCGGATCCAGAACACCGTCGTCGGCGAGGACTTCGCGTACGTGCGCCACTGCGCGGGGACCCACGTCCACGTCGAACAGCAACCCGGACGCGAGATCGATCAGTTGAACGCCCTCGTCGCGCTCGACCCCGCGCTGGCGCTGGTCAACTCCTCGCCGTACTACCGCGGGCGCCCGATGGCGGCCGGCGCCCGGTCGAAGTGCTACCGCTGGCTGGCCTATGACGACATCCCCCATCAGGGCTGGCTGTGGCGCTACGTCTCGGACCGCGAGGAGTGGACGCGACGGCTCGAGCGCCGGCACGAGGAGTTCGTGACGGTGGCGACCGACGCGGGCGTCTCGCGGCAGACCCTCGAGTCGAACTTCGACCCCGAGAGCGCGGTCTGGACGCCGGTCCAGCTTCGCTCGTCGTTTTCCACCGTCGAGTGGCGCTCGCCGGACACCGCGCTCCCGAGTCAGGTCGTCAGGCTGGCGAATCGCCTGGCCGACATCGTCGGCGATCTCGAGGACACCGACGTGCGCATCGACAGCCAGAAGGGTCGCGTCACGGACGAGACGATCGTCCTCCCGGAGTTCGACGCCGTCCTCGAGTACGTCGACGCCGCGATCCGGGAGGGGCTCGAGTCAGACGCCGTTCGATCGTATCTCGACCGGATGGGATTCGACGTCGATGCCTACGAGCCGATCACTCACGAGATCGCCGGTCGGGGACGGATCGATCCGGACGAAGCGCGGCGACTCCGGCTCGAGTACGCCGAGCGACTCGAGCGGGACGTGCGGCGGGCGAAGCCGCTGCACAGCGACTGA
- a CDS encoding sulfatase-like hydrolase/transferase: MNGHATMGDEPSIALVVLDTLRADSFDEHFDWLPGVQFTNAWSTSHWTAPAHASLFTGRYASEAGVTIKSQDFDRDTTRLPELLRDRGYRTRAFSCNVNISEQLGWHHGFDEFDGGWRLSGLGEDVFDWDEFIAEHRADGPERYLRALWRCVDGDCDTTQSLKQGALMKLRDMGLKGRHPDDGASEFLEYVQKRSWTQDSEFLFANLMEAHLPYDPPDEYKTYPDEESPHFDSVKATLGEPSADPERIRTAYDDAVRYLSDIYRDIYGELAAEFDYVVTLADHGEALGEYGAWQHGGGLHPPVTKVPLVVSAPGPNADDRTPNAGSAERPTRDALVNLLDVYATVLDLAGIESAHRRGESFRPLCSSDPTDTEPHSSDTVITEPRSSALLEFHGISKRRALALEEDGYDIGPVDRERHGVATADCYYFEGLSGTELIGDCDPAALESELGRLVDGLERREGLSEADMDGLESQLEELGYL, encoded by the coding sequence ATGAACGGACACGCGACCATGGGAGACGAGCCATCCATCGCCCTCGTCGTGCTCGACACCCTGCGGGCGGATTCCTTCGACGAGCACTTCGACTGGCTACCGGGCGTGCAGTTCACGAACGCGTGGAGCACGAGCCACTGGACGGCCCCGGCCCACGCCTCGCTGTTCACCGGCCGGTACGCGAGCGAGGCCGGCGTGACGATCAAATCCCAGGATTTCGACCGGGACACGACTCGCCTCCCCGAACTCCTCCGGGACCGCGGCTACCGGACGCGGGCGTTCAGCTGTAACGTCAACATCTCGGAGCAGCTAGGCTGGCACCACGGGTTCGACGAGTTCGACGGCGGCTGGCGGCTCAGCGGCCTCGGCGAGGACGTCTTCGACTGGGACGAGTTCATCGCCGAACACCGGGCCGACGGCCCCGAACGGTACCTCCGAGCGCTCTGGCGCTGCGTCGACGGCGACTGCGATACGACCCAGTCGCTGAAACAGGGCGCCCTGATGAAGCTCCGAGACATGGGCCTCAAGGGGCGCCACCCCGACGACGGCGCGTCGGAGTTTCTGGAGTACGTCCAGAAGCGTTCGTGGACCCAGGACAGCGAGTTCCTCTTCGCGAATCTGATGGAGGCGCACCTGCCGTACGACCCGCCCGACGAGTACAAGACCTATCCGGACGAGGAGTCGCCCCACTTCGACAGCGTGAAGGCCACGCTCGGGGAGCCCTCGGCCGATCCGGAGCGGATCAGGACCGCGTACGACGACGCCGTACGGTACCTGTCGGACATCTACCGCGACATCTACGGGGAGCTCGCCGCGGAGTTCGACTACGTCGTGACCCTCGCCGACCACGGCGAAGCGCTCGGCGAGTACGGCGCGTGGCAACACGGCGGCGGCCTCCATCCGCCCGTGACGAAAGTCCCGCTCGTCGTCTCCGCGCCCGGACCGAACGCCGACGACCGAACCCCCAACGCAGGCAGCGCGGAGCGGCCAACGCGGGACGCCCTCGTGAACCTGCTGGACGTCTACGCGACGGTGCTCGACCTCGCCGGTATCGAGTCGGCCCACCGTCGCGGCGAGTCGTTCCGCCCGCTGTGCTCGAGCGATCCCACCGACACCGAGCCCCACTCGAGCGACACCGTCATCACTGAGCCGCGCTCGAGCGCGCTGCTCGAGTTCCACGGCATCTCGAAGCGACGCGCGCTCGCGCTCGAGGAGGACGGCTACGATATCGGCCCCGTCGACCGCGAACGCCACGGCGTCGCGACGGCCGACTGTTACTACTTCGAGGGGCTGTCCGGGACCGAGCTGATCGGCGACTGTGACCCGGCGGCCCTCGAGTCGGAACTCGGTCGACTGGTCGACGGCCTCGAGCGCCGCGAGGGACTCTCCGAGGCGGATATGGACGGTCTGGAATCCCAGCTCGAGGAGCTGGGGTATCTGTGA